The proteins below are encoded in one region of Parvicella tangerina:
- the lpxA gene encoding acyl-ACP--UDP-N-acetylglucosamine O-acyltransferase, translating to MNNDTLPRYIHPDAKIGKNVVIEPFTTIYGDVEIGDNTWIGPNVTIFDGARIGENCKIFPGAVISAVSQDLKYKGEYTTTHIGNNTTIRECVTIHKGTADRLKTVVGDNCLLMAYVHVAHDCIIGNNVIIANSTQLAGHITIGDWVVIEGMVGTQQFVKIGDHAFVAGMSSVRKNVPPFVKAAREPLSYVGVNAIGLRRRGFTDEQVANIEDTYRIIYVQNTNMSKAMEIAEVELEESEERNKIIEFIRSSSKGIMRGIS from the coding sequence ATGAACAACGATACGTTACCAAGATACATACACCCCGATGCAAAAATTGGAAAGAACGTGGTTATTGAACCGTTCACAACCATTTATGGGGATGTTGAAATTGGTGATAACACGTGGATAGGACCAAATGTTACCATATTTGATGGTGCGAGAATTGGGGAAAACTGTAAAATTTTTCCTGGGGCTGTTATTTCGGCAGTTTCTCAAGACCTCAAGTACAAGGGCGAGTACACAACTACCCATATTGGAAACAACACAACTATTCGTGAGTGTGTAACCATACACAAAGGCACGGCTGATCGCCTGAAAACGGTGGTTGGCGATAATTGTTTACTAATGGCCTATGTGCATGTAGCACACGATTGTATCATTGGAAACAATGTGATTATTGCTAACAGTACGCAATTGGCTGGTCACATAACCATCGGAGACTGGGTGGTTATTGAGGGAATGGTGGGTACCCAACAGTTTGTGAAAATTGGTGATCACGCCTTCGTTGCTGGAATGTCATCCGTTCGGAAAAATGTTCCTCCATTTGTAAAAGCTGCACGAGAGCCGCTTTCGTATGTAGGGGTAAACGCGATTGGTCTTAGAAGAAGAGGCTTCACTGATGAGCAAGTGGCAAATATCGAGGATACCTATAGAATCATCTATGTGCAAAACACCAACATGTCAAAAGCTATGGAGATTGCAGAGGTAGAATTAGAAGAATCAGAAGAACGTAATAAAATTATTGAGTTTATCAGAAGCTCAAGTAAAGGGATTATGAGAGGAATAAGCTAA
- a CDS encoding bifunctional UDP-3-O-[3-hydroxymyristoyl] N-acetylglucosamine deacetylase/3-hydroxyacyl-ACP dehydratase: MNLKQHTLKGSISFEGHGLHTGKKVKMTVEPADANFGYKFQRVDLDDQPIIPADADLVTDTQRGTTLEKKGVKVCTTEHILAALYGMQVDNALIKIDNEEIPIMDGSAAQFVEQIEKIGLEEQDADREFFEFDENQPFECLEKGVEMLAIPYEDFRITVMVDYNSEVLGTQHASMYEIGEFQKEISPCRTFVFLKELEFLAKQGLIKGGEVDNAIVLVERENVPQEEIDALAKLLGKEDETYKVKGRTLNNIKLKFINEPARHKLLDIIGDLALVGKPIKGHILAARPGHSGNTSFAKIIKNLMKEQAKKGKKFDLDKEPLYNINDIERMLPHRYPFLLVDKIMEITDDGIVGVKNITMNEPQFTGHFPGNPVMPGVLQIEAMAQVGGIFALSKVEDPEYYSTYFMKIDNVKFKQKVIPGDTVVFDLKLLSPMRRGLVNMGGTAYVNGKPVMQAEMLAQVIKDKA; the protein is encoded by the coding sequence ATGAATCTTAAACAACATACCCTGAAGGGTAGTATCTCCTTTGAAGGCCATGGGCTGCACACGGGTAAGAAGGTTAAGATGACCGTGGAGCCTGCAGATGCAAATTTCGGATATAAATTTCAAAGAGTTGACTTGGATGATCAGCCAATTATTCCAGCAGACGCAGACTTAGTGACGGATACACAACGAGGAACAACCCTTGAAAAGAAAGGGGTTAAGGTTTGTACCACTGAACATATTTTAGCTGCCCTATACGGCATGCAGGTGGATAACGCCTTGATAAAAATAGATAACGAGGAGATTCCGATCATGGATGGTAGCGCAGCTCAGTTTGTTGAACAAATTGAAAAGATAGGTTTGGAGGAGCAGGATGCCGATCGTGAGTTTTTTGAATTTGACGAAAACCAACCATTTGAATGCCTTGAAAAGGGGGTAGAAATGTTGGCCATACCGTATGAAGACTTTAGAATAACGGTAATGGTGGATTACAATTCAGAGGTTTTAGGGACGCAGCACGCTTCAATGTATGAAATCGGAGAGTTTCAGAAGGAGATCTCACCCTGCAGAACATTTGTGTTCTTGAAAGAATTGGAGTTTTTAGCCAAACAAGGACTGATTAAAGGAGGTGAGGTAGACAATGCGATTGTCCTTGTTGAACGAGAAAATGTCCCACAAGAGGAAATCGATGCCCTGGCTAAATTACTTGGAAAAGAGGATGAGACCTACAAAGTGAAAGGAAGAACCCTTAACAACATTAAACTAAAGTTTATCAATGAGCCGGCAAGACATAAATTGCTGGATATTATTGGTGATCTGGCTCTTGTTGGGAAACCAATTAAAGGTCATATTCTTGCGGCAAGACCTGGTCACTCTGGAAATACCTCTTTCGCGAAGATCATCAAGAACTTGATGAAGGAACAAGCAAAAAAAGGGAAGAAGTTTGACCTTGATAAAGAACCATTATACAATATCAATGATATTGAAAGAATGTTACCCCACCGTTATCCTTTCTTGCTCGTAGATAAGATCATGGAAATAACAGATGACGGAATTGTTGGGGTTAAGAATATTACCATGAACGAACCTCAGTTTACTGGACATTTCCCAGGAAACCCAGTTATGCCAGGAGTTCTGCAGATTGAAGCAATGGCGCAGGTTGGGGGTATATTCGCACTGAGTAAAGTAGAAGACCCAGAGTACTATTCTACCTATTTCATGAAAATTGATAATGTGAAGTTTAAGCAAAAAGTAATTCCAGGAGATACAGTGGTCTTTGACTTAAAACTTTTATCCCCAATGAGAAGAGGTTTGGTGAACATGGGAGGTACGGCCTATGTAAACGGAAAACCAGTGATGCAGGCTGAAATGCTCGCACAAGTGATTAAAGATAAAGCCTAA
- the lpxD gene encoding UDP-3-O-(3-hydroxymyristoyl)glucosamine N-acyltransferase, which produces MEFTAEQIAQLLGGRVEGDKKAIVRDMAKIEEAKQGTITFLANPKYEEFIYTTGATIALVNDTFKPVKGLPDSLTLIRVEDAYQCLTKLLGYYDQLSQDKKGVEEPSFVDESARLGADCYVGAFAYIGKNVSIGKNVKIYPHVYIGDGAVIGDESTLFSGVKVYHKCVVGKACTIHSGAIIGSDGFGFAPSSANNYQKVPQIGNVVLEDYVEVGSNTTIDRATMGSTVIRKGVKLDNLIQIAHNVEIGENTVIAAQTGVAGSTRLGKNMMIGGQVGIVGHIRLADGVKIAAQSGVGQNIIHENAIVQGSPAFNIGDYKRSYVLFRSLPKLREQILDLQKKLEKNES; this is translated from the coding sequence ATGGAATTTACGGCAGAACAAATTGCCCAGTTACTAGGTGGGCGTGTTGAAGGGGATAAGAAGGCAATAGTTCGTGATATGGCTAAAATAGAAGAAGCCAAACAGGGAACCATCACTTTTTTAGCAAATCCAAAGTACGAAGAGTTTATCTATACAACAGGAGCAACGATTGCTTTAGTTAATGATACATTTAAACCAGTAAAGGGTTTGCCCGATTCTCTTACTCTCATAAGAGTGGAAGACGCTTATCAGTGTCTGACCAAACTACTTGGATATTATGACCAATTAAGTCAAGATAAGAAGGGTGTAGAAGAACCCTCATTTGTGGATGAATCGGCTCGTTTAGGAGCTGATTGTTACGTGGGAGCTTTCGCATATATTGGAAAGAATGTGTCTATCGGTAAAAATGTGAAAATATATCCTCATGTTTACATTGGGGATGGCGCAGTGATTGGTGATGAATCTACTTTGTTTTCAGGCGTAAAGGTTTATCATAAGTGTGTTGTAGGAAAGGCTTGTACCATCCATTCAGGAGCTATTATTGGTTCAGATGGGTTTGGCTTTGCTCCAAGCTCGGCAAACAACTACCAAAAGGTTCCCCAAATCGGAAATGTTGTTTTGGAGGATTATGTTGAGGTAGGCTCCAACACCACCATCGATCGAGCTACTATGGGGTCAACGGTCATCAGAAAAGGTGTAAAACTGGACAACCTCATTCAAATAGCCCATAATGTGGAGATTGGAGAAAACACGGTAATAGCAGCACAAACAGGGGTTGCCGGATCTACCCGATTAGGAAAGAACATGATGATCGGTGGACAAGTTGGAATTGTTGGACATATACGACTCGCAGATGGCGTGAAAATAGCCGCTCAAAGTGGTGTGGGTCAGAACATTATTCACGAAAATGCTATCGTTCAAGGCTCTCCTGCGTTTAATATTGGTGACTATAAAAGATCTTATGTTCTTTTCCGTTCCTTACCAAAACTTCGAGAACAAATTTTAGATTTGCAAAAAAAATTAGAGAAGAATGAATCTTAA
- a CDS encoding DUF1987 domain-containing protein has product MEKIVLEGTDNTPELNLDHEGHSLLFRGDSRPEDVRTFYLPVLDWLENYEKQLFFLIDQGGEITVKCNFEFEYFNSSSAKYLMDIISKLGDIANINGVTLEMNWYYDAMDEDMLESGEEFEDMLGVKFNFIKVD; this is encoded by the coding sequence ATGGAAAAAATTGTTTTAGAGGGAACGGATAACACGCCAGAATTAAATCTGGATCATGAAGGGCACTCTTTGCTCTTTAGAGGAGATTCGAGGCCAGAGGATGTGAGAACATTTTACCTGCCAGTTCTGGATTGGTTGGAGAACTACGAGAAACAACTTTTTTTCCTGATAGACCAAGGAGGAGAGATTACCGTTAAGTGCAATTTCGAGTTTGAGTATTTTAACTCATCATCTGCAAAATACCTCATGGATATTATCTCTAAACTTGGAGATATTGCAAATATTAATGGAGTTACCTTGGAAATGAATTGGTATTACGATGCCATGGATGAGGATATGCTTGAATCCGGAGAAGAATTTGAAGACATGCTTGGTGTCAAATTTAATTTCATAAAAGTTGACTAA
- a CDS encoding SiaB family protein kinase, with protein sequence MNSADAISIFNTMTSENVLYAFHGEFNYGMVNTLLSDVKKQLHKSTTNMRAAKKTYKVLVECLENIHKHSAKRESEVPGNNEGIFILSKKDDGYMVAIGNSILDNEVKTLQSMLDEINAMDASSLKKKYREQIQSAEVSDRGGAGLGMIDIAIKSGSILDYKFENYTDAKHFFSMKILIKA encoded by the coding sequence ATGAACAGTGCAGACGCAATATCGATTTTCAATACGATGACTAGTGAAAATGTCCTATACGCATTTCACGGAGAATTTAATTACGGTATGGTAAACACCTTGCTTTCTGATGTGAAAAAGCAATTGCATAAGAGTACTACCAATATGCGTGCTGCTAAAAAGACATATAAAGTTCTGGTTGAATGTCTGGAAAATATTCATAAACATTCTGCCAAAAGAGAAAGTGAAGTCCCTGGGAATAACGAGGGGATTTTCATCTTATCTAAGAAGGATGATGGGTATATGGTGGCCATTGGAAACTCAATTTTGGATAACGAAGTAAAGACGCTTCAGTCAATGTTGGATGAAATAAACGCCATGGACGCAAGTTCTTTAAAGAAGAAATACCGAGAGCAAATTCAAAGCGCTGAGGTAAGCGATAGAGGAGGAGCAGGTTTAGGCATGATCGATATCGCGATTAAATCAGGCAGTATTCTGGATTATAAGTTTGAGAACTATACGGATGCGAAGCACTTTTTTAGCATGAAAATTTTAATAAAAGCTTAA
- a CDS encoding SpoIIE family protein phosphatase, with protein sequence MTLTLRQFLVASMLLVPCSFWATNYLDSLRKVALGKIEVPKSNRVQAMLELSKFTWASNPDSSLSLTTQALDLAEDLGDPVIIGDVWFDLGMIGYINGSFKSGLSDFEESVKVYEKAGEVFKLANSYYQGGLCLKELGEYNQAVSWFEKAKNTLPDMQFYQLSFSVANELGECYFSNGDTLHAKENYNEAIKIAKYHEDTSAIIKAHISLGVFFNDVSQINEAVVEFNKAIKLVAPSNKMLLAQLYNHLGESYILKNDLNQANKSFSLALTLANESKSVVAKAKTHFNLSKLYEIQQKYALALIEYKLYTSLHDTIKNLKTKDISSLQAKFDNANKDQEMKLKDLEMARSEAESKQKLANEAFKQNVMIGGFVVVGLFGFLLLLAFRRQKIANKKLDQLGMVAKEIENTVIITDGEGNVEWINESYKRKYGLGLEEFKEKYGENIFDNPPTEEFKSKVELAKRDKKTVQFYLSNTDKDNRQRNIKSTLTPRLNENGDISNFILIDTEVTELVIAEQQITKQRDKLSGLYDQLSESIDYAKRIQEAVLPHHSKISRYVEEYYLQYLPKDGVSGDFYFIEETDAHIYLAGADCTGHGVPGALMSVICYNLLENAVHRYTETDEILAELNNQLIKKLRQSTDDSEHIKDGLDIALVRISKDNQNLSLQFSGAHSAIYLVTEGVLQEMKPTRIHLGQNQISAEAIKKSTLEINKETEVVFFSDGFPDQKGGTKGKKFYYPPFRELISTVNQLPQDEKLKHLNKVFSKWKIGKDQTDDVLVWGLKIKS encoded by the coding sequence ATGACCCTTACCCTCAGACAGTTCCTTGTCGCTTCCATGCTATTGGTACCTTGTTCATTCTGGGCAACAAATTATTTGGATTCGTTAAGAAAAGTAGCCCTCGGAAAGATCGAAGTGCCTAAGTCTAACAGAGTACAAGCAATGCTTGAATTGTCTAAGTTTACTTGGGCAAGTAATCCAGATTCTTCTTTATCCTTGACGACACAAGCGCTTGACCTGGCAGAAGACCTAGGAGATCCAGTAATTATTGGTGATGTGTGGTTCGATCTTGGTATGATTGGCTATATCAATGGTTCTTTTAAAAGTGGATTGAGTGATTTCGAAGAGTCAGTAAAAGTTTACGAAAAAGCTGGAGAGGTATTTAAGTTGGCAAACAGTTATTACCAGGGAGGACTCTGCCTTAAGGAACTCGGTGAATACAATCAAGCAGTTAGCTGGTTCGAAAAAGCGAAAAACACGTTGCCAGACATGCAATTTTATCAGTTATCCTTCTCAGTTGCAAACGAATTAGGGGAGTGTTATTTTTCTAATGGGGATACACTACATGCAAAGGAGAATTATAACGAGGCCATAAAGATTGCAAAATATCATGAAGACACTTCAGCTATTATAAAAGCACACATTTCTTTGGGCGTATTTTTCAACGATGTCTCTCAGATTAATGAAGCGGTGGTTGAGTTTAACAAAGCGATTAAACTTGTCGCACCATCAAACAAAATGTTGCTCGCTCAGTTATATAATCACTTGGGGGAATCCTATATCCTGAAAAATGATCTGAACCAGGCAAATAAAAGCTTTAGCCTCGCTTTAACCTTAGCCAATGAATCAAAATCAGTTGTCGCAAAAGCAAAGACACATTTTAATCTTTCGAAACTTTATGAGATTCAGCAAAAATACGCACTTGCGTTGATTGAATATAAGCTATATACGTCACTGCATGATACGATCAAAAACTTAAAAACGAAGGATATCTCAAGCCTGCAGGCAAAATTTGACAATGCCAACAAAGATCAGGAAATGAAGTTAAAGGATCTGGAGATGGCTCGTTCTGAGGCGGAGAGCAAACAGAAGTTGGCAAATGAGGCCTTCAAGCAAAATGTGATGATTGGAGGGTTTGTTGTTGTCGGTCTCTTTGGGTTTCTGTTATTACTCGCTTTCAGACGACAAAAAATTGCCAATAAAAAACTTGACCAACTTGGAATGGTCGCCAAAGAAATTGAGAACACAGTGATCATTACAGATGGAGAAGGGAATGTTGAGTGGATCAATGAAAGCTATAAGCGAAAGTACGGCTTGGGATTAGAGGAATTCAAAGAAAAATACGGGGAGAACATATTCGATAATCCACCAACGGAGGAGTTCAAAAGTAAAGTAGAGTTGGCTAAGCGAGATAAGAAAACAGTACAGTTTTATTTGTCTAACACAGATAAAGACAACCGGCAAAGAAATATCAAATCAACCCTAACGCCCCGACTAAATGAAAATGGAGATATCAGCAATTTTATACTCATAGATACTGAAGTAACAGAGTTGGTTATTGCAGAACAGCAAATAACCAAACAGCGAGATAAACTCTCTGGTTTGTATGATCAATTATCAGAGAGTATTGACTACGCAAAAAGAATTCAGGAAGCCGTTTTACCCCACCACTCAAAGATATCTCGGTATGTTGAGGAGTATTATTTACAGTACCTCCCAAAAGATGGAGTAAGTGGAGACTTTTACTTTATTGAAGAGACAGATGCTCATATTTATTTGGCCGGAGCAGACTGTACCGGACACGGAGTGCCTGGCGCATTAATGAGTGTGATTTGCTATAATTTACTGGAGAATGCAGTTCACCGCTATACGGAAACTGATGAGATTTTAGCGGAATTGAACAATCAGCTCATCAAGAAACTTAGGCAAAGCACAGACGACTCCGAACACATAAAAGACGGGTTAGATATTGCCTTAGTCAGAATTTCCAAAGACAACCAAAACCTTAGTCTTCAATTTAGCGGAGCACACTCCGCTATTTATCTGGTGACTGAGGGCGTACTTCAGGAAATGAAGCCTACACGCATTCACCTTGGTCAAAATCAGATATCGGCAGAAGCCATTAAAAAAAGTACTTTAGAGATAAATAAGGAAACCGAAGTCGTTTTCTTTAGCGATGGTTTCCCTGATCAAAAAGGAGGAACCAAAGGAAAAAAGTTCTACTACCCACCCTTTAGAGAATTAATCTCAACTGTTAATCAACTACCTCAAGATGAGAAACTAAAGCACCTTAACAAGGTTTTCAGCAAATGGAAAATAGGCAAAGATCAAACAGACGATGTTCTCGTCTGGGGATTAAAAATTAAATCGTAA
- the gpmI gene encoding 2,3-bisphosphoglycerate-independent phosphoglycerate mutase: MSKKVALVILDGWGHGKKDDSDGIFRAKTPFVDGLYEKYASSNLKTFGEYVGLPEGQMGNSEVGHMNIGAGRVVYQDLVKINKEIESGKFFKNEELLKAAGYAKKEGKKVHLLGLVSNGGVHSSQDHLHALCDFFEEQGLERVFVHAFTDGRDCSPTSGKGFLTNLESHIADKHTKIASVIGRYFAMDRDTRWERIKKAYDLMTKGVGKDFEEASTALQESYEHGVTDEFIEPHIHRSREGLIENDDVVICFNFRTDRCREITRALHQEDFPEFEMKKMPLYYVTMTNYDKTFKEVRVIFDKEELKNTLGEVVSDTGKTQLRIAETEKYPHVSFFFSGGREAAFPGENRIMINSPKVATYDLQPEMSAYEVTKAVKTEMLTNAPDFICLNFANGDMVGHTGVPEAIIKACETVDACLKDVVETGLDQGYSFVVIADHGNADKMFNEDGSPHTAHTTNLVPCILVDEEQRSLRDGILADVAPTILDLMGIDTPQEMSGSTLIQ, from the coding sequence ATGAGCAAAAAAGTTGCACTAGTGATATTAGATGGTTGGGGCCATGGAAAAAAAGATGACTCTGACGGAATTTTTAGAGCAAAAACACCTTTTGTGGACGGATTGTATGAAAAATACGCCAGCTCCAACCTGAAGACGTTTGGAGAATATGTTGGTTTGCCAGAAGGTCAAATGGGAAATAGCGAAGTAGGACACATGAATATCGGTGCTGGCAGAGTAGTATATCAAGACCTCGTCAAAATCAACAAAGAGATTGAAAGCGGGAAGTTTTTCAAGAATGAAGAGCTTTTGAAAGCGGCTGGTTACGCAAAAAAAGAAGGAAAAAAGGTTCACCTTTTAGGATTGGTTTCTAATGGAGGAGTCCATTCTTCACAAGATCACCTCCATGCGCTGTGTGATTTCTTTGAGGAACAAGGTTTAGAGAGAGTTTTTGTTCACGCTTTTACAGATGGAAGGGATTGCTCACCAACCAGCGGAAAAGGGTTCTTAACGAACCTGGAAAGTCACATTGCAGACAAACATACTAAAATTGCCTCTGTAATTGGTCGCTACTTTGCTATGGACAGAGATACGCGCTGGGAAAGAATAAAAAAGGCCTATGACTTGATGACCAAAGGTGTTGGAAAAGACTTTGAAGAGGCATCAACCGCATTGCAGGAAAGTTATGAGCATGGCGTTACAGATGAGTTTATCGAGCCACATATTCATAGAAGTCGAGAAGGTCTCATTGAGAATGATGATGTGGTGATTTGTTTTAACTTCAGAACAGATCGTTGTCGTGAAATAACGAGAGCTTTGCATCAGGAAGATTTTCCTGAATTTGAGATGAAAAAGATGCCGTTGTATTATGTAACCATGACCAACTATGATAAAACCTTTAAAGAGGTGAGGGTTATTTTTGACAAGGAGGAGCTAAAGAATACACTCGGTGAGGTGGTTTCCGATACAGGAAAAACACAACTTAGAATAGCGGAAACAGAGAAATACCCGCATGTCTCATTTTTCTTCAGTGGTGGTCGTGAAGCTGCTTTTCCAGGAGAGAACAGAATTATGATCAACTCGCCAAAAGTAGCCACCTATGATTTGCAACCAGAAATGAGCGCTTATGAAGTGACAAAAGCGGTTAAAACCGAAATGCTGACTAATGCTCCTGATTTTATTTGTCTCAACTTTGCAAATGGAGATATGGTTGGACATACTGGAGTTCCTGAAGCAATTATTAAGGCTTGTGAAACAGTGGATGCATGCTTGAAAGATGTTGTTGAAACAGGACTGGATCAAGGATATTCCTTTGTGGTAATTGCTGATCACGGAAATGCTGATAAGATGTTTAATGAAGACGGATCTCCTCACACAGCGCACACCACTAATCTGGTCCCTTGTATCCTTGTTGATGAAGAGCAACGTTCGCTAAGAGATGGTATTTTGGCAGATGTAGCACCCACAATTCTGGATTTGATGGGGATTGACACTCCTCAGGAAATGTCTGGAAGCACGCTGATACAATAA
- a CDS encoding sensor histidine kinase, translated as MMTTNGKSKKTLLVFYLLIGYILAQISWWIFQIISLSKQIDDSGGFAKAKMRMLAGEFAVFFVLLCIGLFYIHRVFRKELELSTNKKNFSLSITHELKTPITTSKLFLESLINHDNEISQAKRMEIYEKVYAEQSRLNELIEKVLLSARMENAQIKLELESTAVAEEIKGIVAKMNLEQTMVLDLQEDVQVKVDRFYFRSIIQNLIENASKYSPNDSKIELKLNRKGKFATIAVVDEGVGLSSEEKSQVFEMYQRLENEEVKESKGTGLGLYIVKQLIKGHKGKITVEDNPQGKGSVFTVYFPIT; from the coding sequence ATGATGACAACGAACGGAAAATCAAAAAAAACCCTCTTAGTGTTCTACTTGCTAATAGGATACATCCTTGCGCAGATATCATGGTGGATTTTCCAGATCATTTCGTTATCTAAACAGATTGATGATTCTGGTGGATTCGCAAAGGCAAAAATGAGAATGCTGGCTGGTGAGTTTGCAGTATTTTTTGTGTTATTGTGTATTGGCTTGTTTTATATTCATCGGGTGTTTAGAAAGGAGTTGGAGTTATCTACCAATAAAAAGAACTTTTCGCTAAGTATTACGCATGAGTTGAAAACACCGATTACTACATCCAAGCTTTTTCTGGAGTCGTTGATTAATCACGATAATGAGATCAGTCAAGCCAAAAGAATGGAGATTTATGAAAAAGTATATGCAGAGCAATCTCGTTTAAATGAATTGATTGAGAAAGTATTATTATCTGCCCGAATGGAAAATGCTCAAATTAAGCTGGAGCTTGAATCAACGGCTGTTGCAGAGGAAATTAAGGGGATTGTAGCTAAAATGAATTTGGAACAAACAATGGTGTTAGACCTTCAGGAAGATGTTCAAGTGAAGGTGGATCGATTCTATTTTCGTTCCATCATCCAGAACCTCATTGAGAATGCATCAAAATATAGCCCGAATGATTCGAAAATTGAACTTAAATTAAATCGAAAAGGTAAATTTGCAACGATTGCGGTAGTGGATGAAGGAGTTGGACTATCCAGTGAAGAGAAGTCACAGGTTTTTGAAATGTATCAGAGACTTGAGAATGAGGAGGTAAAAGAATCCAAAGGAACCGGGTTAGGGCTTTATATCGTTAAACAGTTGATAAAGGGACATAAAGGGAAAATTACGGTTGAAGACAACCCGCAGGGTAAAGGATCTGTCTTCACAGTATATTTTCCAATAACATAA
- a CDS encoding DUF4920 domain-containing protein, giving the protein MKKLIYITAAVGFAFTACSEQAPETETSNEPHTKQEVADNETTDTPEVVMVDGYAYYGIEEMTPEGAVSVEEMNAIVDSTGGFEGKVKAQLGGVCQKAGCWVTIVNPGEEEEIRVFFGEHDFVVPIDTELGKEVILQGKTDIDTFTVEFQKHLLDDEAASGNEVPQSAYDAITEDKIETSFIATAILIKS; this is encoded by the coding sequence ATGAAAAAGTTAATTTATATTACTGCAGCTGTTGGATTCGCTTTCACTGCTTGTAGTGAGCAAGCGCCAGAAACGGAAACTAGTAATGAACCTCACACTAAGCAGGAGGTTGCCGACAACGAAACTACTGACACTCCCGAAGTTGTCATGGTAGATGGATATGCTTACTACGGTATTGAAGAAATGACACCAGAAGGAGCCGTTTCTGTGGAAGAAATGAACGCCATTGTTGATTCAACTGGAGGGTTTGAAGGAAAAGTTAAGGCACAACTAGGAGGGGTTTGTCAGAAGGCTGGATGTTGGGTTACCATTGTTAATCCAGGTGAAGAAGAAGAAATCAGGGTCTTTTTTGGAGAGCATGATTTTGTTGTGCCAATCGATACAGAACTGGGTAAAGAGGTCATCTTACAAGGTAAAACAGATATTGACACATTTACTGTTGAGTTCCAAAAGCATTTACTAGATGATGAAGCCGCTTCTGGAAATGAAGTTCCTCAGTCTGCTTACGATGCGATTACAGAAGACAAGATTGAAACATCATTTATTGCTACGGCTATATTGATCAAGTCATAA